From the Musa acuminata AAA Group cultivar baxijiao chromosome BXJ3-1, Cavendish_Baxijiao_AAA, whole genome shotgun sequence genome, the window TGTAAGTGATCAGTTCCTCTCAGTAAATACCACTTCACCTAAGAAAGTATCTTCTACAAGGGAACCTTTTTTTTATGAGGCGAATGTCCAAAAGAACATTGGTACTTAAAACATTTAATGTAATGTGCCAACTAAGCCCATCAAATTAGCTCATTGTTTGCAAGCATACCAAATCCAAGATTGTGTTTGATTCAAGTTCAGTTCATTTGGAATTATAATCAACCAAGTTTAAACAAGATCCCaataattatttccttaatgagACAAGATCTCAATGGTAAGATTGCTGTTTGCTTGATACAAGCTCAATTTAgaaaatacattaaaaaattagTAAAACATATTTTTCATCACCTGGATTGACAGATGTTGATGTATGAAAATCAGATTTTCTATACTAAAAGGTTGTATAAAGAGCAATTACTAACCCTAATCACCTTGCATTTGTTCTGATATATTCTCTTTATTTTCTCTGAGAGACCCTCATCCTTGATCTaccattttcacaaatcattttTCATTTCACCATTTTTTTCTGGCCATCTCCCTTTAGACCCTATCTTTGTTCCTCCCTATCCTATAGGTAGGGCCATAATGATAGTTAAGTTCACAAACAACTCAAGTTTAAACTCATGTTCAGCCCAGATTTATTCTGTTCAAGATTATGAAAACCTTCACAAGCACAAGTCAATCACAAGCAACAATTTGTTTGTTTAGCCCAAACACAAACAACAGCTTTTTCGTTTCTGCCCAGCTCGTTTGAACCAGTTTTAACAAATACAAAAGTAAGCATTGGAAGTAAGTCATGCATTTCAAAATTAGTAGCATAGAATTCCTCAATTGAGAAATTTGACAACAAACACAAGCTCTTGTTGCCAAATATTCAACTTGATCTTCCGTCAGCTTCAAAACTATATACTAATTAACAAATTTATAgtgtgcaaaaaaagaaaaacgaaAAACATGAATGctgcaaatataaaaaaaaattgccaCCTGGATGAGCGGATTGGGTTGCCATCCCTACCGGCGACTCTTTCTGCAGAAAGAAAACCATAGAACACCATAAAGTTAATGTAGTTGCACATCGTAACGCAAATTGAAGCCCTTAAATAGGACAATCCGAAGTAAGATAAAACAGGAATTCTGTCAAAATCCAGCCACAAGATTATTGTTTGCAATCAAAGAAATCTGAAGTGAAGCAGCTACCTTGGTGGTGTACACCTTGTCCCCATTCTCGTTTATGTAGAACTGCAGATACATCTTCGTCGGCAGGAATCCCTAACCATCGCAACACCTTACAATCATAAGCATGAAGTACGATAGACCGACCATCTCAAAGAAAACGAAATCACCGAAGCAAATCACTCGTTCAAGCCCTTAAAGAACACAAGAGAGAAACAGAAAACTAAAGCAAGCAATTAGATCCATCGTGAACAGCAGCATCAAAGAAGTCTCACCGGGCAGCAGAGAGACGCGCGAGGCTCCGCCGACAGTATTCTGGGTTTCGT encodes:
- the LOC135628966 gene encoding H/ACA ribonucleoprotein complex subunit 3-like protein, which codes for MYLQFYINENGDKVYTTKKESPVGMATQSAHPARFSPDDKYSRQRVLLKKRFGLLPTQMPSPKY